Proteins encoded together in one Mauremys reevesii isolate NIE-2019 linkage group 11, ASM1616193v1, whole genome shotgun sequence window:
- the ACKR3 gene encoding atypical chemokine receptor 3, with translation MSAIDLTSILDLLDVGNFSDSNWTCNNGDCIIVDTLSCPSTLNKSVLLYTLSIFYIFIFVIGLVANSVVVWVNLQAKATGYETHLYIFNLAIADLCVVITLPVWVVSLVQHNQWHMGEITCKITHLIFSINLYGSIFFLACMSVDRYLSVAYFTNSSNCKKKIIRRFICIFVWLLAFCVSLPDTYYLKTVSSNNETYCRPLYPEESFKEWLVGMELISVVLGFAIPFPIIALFYFLLARTISASSDQERKSNGKIIFSYVVVFLVCWLPYHVVVLLDIFSVLHFIPFSCQMENFLYAALHVTQCFSLIHCCINPILYSFINRNYRYELMKAFIFKYSAKTGLTKLIDASRVSEAEYSALEQNAK, from the coding sequence ATGAGTGCAATTGACTTGACTTCCATCCTTGATCTTCTGGACGTGGGAAATTTCTCTGATAGCAACTGGACGTGCAACAATGGAGACTGCATCATTGTGGACACACTCTCATGCCCTAGCACACTTAATAAAAGTGTCTTACTGTACACCCTCTCTATCTTCTACATCTTTATCTTTGTGATAGGGCTGGTGGCCAACTCGGTGGTTGTCTGGGTCAATCTCCAGGCCAAAGCGACCGGTTATGAAACCCACCTCTACATCTTCAATCTAGCCATCGCCGACCTGTGCGTTGTCATCACCCTTCCAGTCTGGGTGGTCTCCCTTGTCCAGCATAACCAATGGCACATGGGAGAAATCACATGCAAGATCACTCACCTCATATTTTCCATCAACTTGTATGGGAGCATCTTCTTCCTGGCATGTATGAGTGTGGACCGCTACCTCTCAGTTGCCTACTTCACCAACTCCAGTAACTGCAAGAAGAAGATCATCCGACGCTTCATCTGCATCTTTGTGTGGCTTCTCGCCTTCTGTGTCTCTCTCCCAGACACCTATTACCTGAAGACCGTCTCTTCAAACAATGAAACTTACTGCCGCCCTCTCTATCCAGAGGAGAGCTTCAAAGAGTGGCTGGTTGGCATGGAGCTCATCTCTGTTGTGTTGGGCTTTGCCATTCCTTTTCCCATCATTGctcttttttattttctccttgCAAGGACCATCTCTGCCTCCAGTGACCAAGAAAGGAAGAGCAATGGGAAGATAATTTTCTCTTATGTTGTTGTGTTTCTTGTCTGCTGGCTGCCCTACCACGTGGTCGTCCTGCTCGACATCTTCTCAGTCCTTCATTTTATACCCTTCAGTTGTCAAATGGAGAACTTTCTGTATGCGGCTCTTCACGTCACCCAGTGTTTCTCCCTCATCCATTGCTGCATCAACCCCATACTCTACAGCTTCATCAACCGAAATTACAGATACGAGCTCATGAAAGCCTTTATTTTCAAGTACTCGGCCAAAACAGGCCTCACCAAACTTATTGATGCTTCCAGAGTATCAGAAGCTGAGTACTCTGCTCTGGAGCAAAATGCCAAATGA